In one Oryza glaberrima chromosome 2, OglaRS2, whole genome shotgun sequence genomic region, the following are encoded:
- the LOC127763488 gene encoding uncharacterized protein LOC127763488 has protein sequence MKAAGGGGKETLAATLLRYLIILIVPFTVLYILYTLHAILSSTPSCPPDRPIVTSSVSLSQLSTTRNHTPSSSSLSTPPPAPVSMAATTLQHVVFGIAASARLWEKRKDYIKIWWRPNAGMRGFVWMDQPVRESGVPDGLPPIKISSNTSGFPYKNRRGHRSAIRISRIVSETFRLGLSGVRWYVMGDDDTVFLPDNLVAVLQKLDHRQPYYIGYPSESHLQNIFFSYGMAFGGGGFAISQPLAARLERMQDACIHRYPSLYGSDDRIHACMAELGVPLTRHPGFHQYDVYGDLLGLLAAHPVAPLVSLHHLDVVRPLFPNARSRPAALRRLFEGPVALDSAGAVQQSICYDARNRWTVSVSWGFVVMASRGRISAREMELPARTFLNWYKRADYKAHAFNTRPLARRPCEKPSFYYLSSARRTVARDGETTVTTYQRWRHRNDMRPPCRWKIADPDALLDTVVVLKKPDPGLWDRSPMRNCCRVLSSPKGQEGNKTMTIDVDVCKDWEFSQV, from the exons ATgaaggccgccggcggcggcggcaaggagacCCTCGCGGCCACCCTCCTCCGCTACCTCATCATCTTGATTGTTCCGTTCACCGTCCTCTACATCCTGTACACCCTCCACGCCATTCTCTCCTCCACGCCGTCCTGCCCACCTGATCGCCCCATCGTCACCTCCTCCGTTTCTCTGTCCCAACTCTCCACCACCCGCAACcacacgccgtcgtcgtcctccttgtctacgccgccacccgccccggtgtcgatggcggcgacgacgctgcAGCACGTGGTGTTCGGCATCGCGGCGTCCGCTCGGCTGTGGGAGAAGCGGAAGGATTATATCAAGATCTGGTGGCGCCCTAACGCCGGAATGCGCGGGTTCGTGTGGATGGATCAGCCGGTGCGGGAGTCCGGCGTGCCAGACGGGCTGCCACCAATCAAGATCTCGTCGAACACCTCCGGCTTCCCTTACAAGaaccgccgcggccaccgctcCGCCATCCGCATCTCCCGCATCGTCTCCGAGACGTTCCGCCTCGGCCTCTCCGGCGTGCGCTGGTACGTCATGGGCGACGACGACACCGTCTTCCTGCCAGACAACCTCGTCGCGGTCCTCCAGAAGCTGGATCACCGGCAGCCGTACTACATTGGCTACCCTTCCGAGAGCCACCTGCAGAACATCTTCTTCTCGTACGGGAtggcgttcggcggcggcgggttcgcCATCAGCCAGCCGCTGGCGGCGAGGCTGGAGCGGATGCAGGACGCCTGCATCCACCGGTACCCGTCGCTGTACGGGAGCGACGACCGGATCCACGCGTGCATGGCGGAGCTGGGCGTGCCGCTCACGAGGCACCCGGGGTTCCACCAGTACGACGTGTACGGCgacctcctcggcctcctcgccgcccacccgGTGGCGCCGCTCGTGTCGCTGCACCACCTCGACGTGGTGCGGCCGCTCTTCCCCAACGCGCGGTCGCGGCCGGCGGCTTTGCGGAGGCTGTTCGAAGGGCCGGTGGCGCTGGACTCGGCGGGGGCCGTGCAGCAGTCGATATGCTACGACGCGCGCAACCGGTGGACGGTGTCCGTGTCGTGGGGGTTCGTGGTGATGGCGTCGAGGGGCAGGATCTCGGCGCGGGAGATGGAGCTGCCGGCGCGGACATTTTTGAACTGGTACAAGCGCGCGGACTACAAGGCGCACGCCTTCAACACGAGGCCCCTGGCGCGCCGCCCCTGCGAGAAGCCGTCGTTCTACTACCTCTCGTCGGCGCGCCGCACGGTGGCGCGCGACGGGGAGACCACCGTGACGACGTACCAGCGGTGGCGCCACCGCAATGACATGCGCCCGCCGTGCCGGTGGAAGATCGCCGACCCGGACGCGCTGCTCGACACCGTAGTCGTGCTCAAGAAACCTGACCCCGGCTTATGGGACCGG TCTCCAATGCGAAATTGCTGCAGGGTGCTGTCGTCTCCCAAAGGACAGGAAGGAAACAAGACGATGACCATAGACGTGGATGTATGCAAGGATTGGGAATTCAGCCAAGTATAA
- the LOC127763489 gene encoding mechanosensitive ion channel protein 1, mitochondrial-like isoform X1: MSRTAIILHRFRQAAASQSLVETSLQSCPYFGVPLRWLSCTEQTSKWETSTSYQIDDVDQYSPISSVAKICTHPLSSHVNHCYHHSRSLGFSSVSSSRRMYSSDARAKPEDYKNAMAKVSSTETSEVGATDHSGNTWIDILDSAPHSTIDATAAALKKLKAMTDPIVPCIQELYATYPDLQRMVIPLGGTLMGTAVAWFVMPIVLRKLHKYTSENPLITLEGESTKKYMSYQTSLWSALEDPAKCIITFMAFSQMAAIVVPSISVYLPQAWRGAFVVSLLWFLQKWKTNFIANIMTNQSAIGMDRDRLLTFDKVSSLALIALGGMALAEACGVPVQSILTVGGVGGVATAFAARDVLGNILSGLSLQFSKPFLVGDNIKAGSIEGKVIEIGLTSTSLINPENLPVVVPNSLFSSQIIVNKSRAVWRASVVKIPVIIEDLEKIPTISEEIKVKLRSNPSIDAPYCYLSRLESSHGELTIGCNIKSMRRDEWTTVEQDILLKAASIVKQYES; encoded by the exons ATGTCCAGGACTGCAATAATTTTGCATCGATTTCGTCAAGCAGCTGCCAGTCAGAGCCTCGTAGAGACTTCTCTTCAGTCATGCCCATATTTTGGTGTTCCTCTGAGATGGTTAAGCTGCACAGAGCAAACTTCAAAATGGGAAACTTCTACATCTTATCAGATTGATGACGTAGATCAATATTCACCAATTAGTAGTGTAGCAAAAATCTGCACACATCCCCTTTCATCTCACGTAAACCACTGTTATCACCACAGTCGTTCACTGGGTTTCTCAAGTGTCTCAAGTTCTCGTCGCATGTATTCCTCTGATGCTAGAGCCAAGCCAGAAGATTACAAAAATGCTATGGCCAAAGTTTCTTCTACAGAAACTTCTGAAGTCGGCGCCACAGATCACAGTGGCAACACTTGGATTGATATTTTAGATAGTGCCCCTCACTCTACCATAGATGCTACTGCAGCCGCACTTAAGAAACTGAAGGCGATGACTGATCCAATTGTACCTTGCATCCAGGAGTTATACGCTACCTATCCAGATCTACAGAGGATGGTCATCCCACTTGGTGGGACACTGATGGGTACAGCAGTTGCATGGTTTGTGATGCCTATTGTTCTAAGGAAGCTCCACAAGTACACTTCAGAAAATCCTCTCATAACGCTTGAAGGGGAGTCAACTAAGAAATACATGTCCTATCAAACAAGCTTGTGGAGTGCATTGGAAGATCCTGCAAAATGTATTATCACTTTTATGGCATTTTCACAGAT GGCTGCAATTGTTGTGCCAAGTATTTCAGTTTATCTTCCACAGGCATGGAGAGGAGCATTTGTTGTATCTCTTCTGTGGTTTCTTCAGAAGTGGAAAACTAACTTCATTGCTAATATTATGACCAATCAATCTGCTATAGGGATGGACAGAGACAGATTGTTAACATTTGATAAGGTGTCATCGTTAGCACTAATTGCACTTGGAGGAATGGCTCTTGCTGAAGCTTGCGGTGTACCTGTGCAGTCAATATTGACTGTTGGTGGTGTCGGAG GTGTTGCTACTGCTTTTGCTGCTAGAGATGTCTTAGGTAACATACTGAGTGGGCTCTCTCTACAATTTTCAAAGCCATTCTTGGTTGGGGATAACATAAAG GCTGGGTCAATAGAAGGAAAAGTTATTGAAATTGGACTGACATCCACGTCATTGATTAACCCAGAAAACCTCCCTGTTGTAGTTCCTAACTCACTGTTCTCCAGCCAA ATTATAGTCAATAAATCAAGAGCTGTGTGGCGTGCTAGTGTGGTAAAAATTCCTGTTATAATTGAAGACCTTGAAAAGATTCCTACTATATCAGAGGAGATAAAAGTGAAGTTAAGGTCCAACCCAAGCATTGATGCTCCTTACTGCTATCTCTCACGGTTAGAAAGTTCACATGGAGAGCTTACCATTGGTTGCAACATCAAAAGCATG AGAAGAGACGAATGGACAACAGTGGAACAAGATATTCTTTTGAAAGCTGCCAGCATTGTCAAGCAATACGAATCTTGA
- the LOC127763489 gene encoding mechanosensitive ion channel protein 1, mitochondrial-like isoform X2, with the protein MSRTAIILHRFRQAAASQSLVETSLQSCPYFGVPLRWLSCTEQTSKWETSTSYQIDDVDQYSPISSVAKICTHPLSSHVNHCYHHSRSLGFSSVSSSRRMYSSDARAKPEDYKNAMAKVSSTETSEVGATDHSGNTWIDILDSAPHSTIDATAAALKKLKAMTDPIVPCIQELYATYPDLQRMVIPLGGTLMGTAVAWFVMPIVLRKLHKYTSENPLITLEGESTKKYMSYQTSLWSALEDPAKCIITFMAFSQMAAIVVPSISVYLPQAWRGAFVVSLLWFLQKWKTNFIANIMTNQSAIGMDRDRLLTFDKVSSLALIALGGMALAEACGVPVQSILTVGGVGGVATAFAARDVLGNILSGLSLQFSKPFLVGDNIKIIVNKSRAVWRASVVKIPVIIEDLEKIPTISEEIKVKLRSNPSIDAPYCYLSRLESSHGELTIGCNIKSMRRDEWTTVEQDILLKAASIVKQYES; encoded by the exons ATGTCCAGGACTGCAATAATTTTGCATCGATTTCGTCAAGCAGCTGCCAGTCAGAGCCTCGTAGAGACTTCTCTTCAGTCATGCCCATATTTTGGTGTTCCTCTGAGATGGTTAAGCTGCACAGAGCAAACTTCAAAATGGGAAACTTCTACATCTTATCAGATTGATGACGTAGATCAATATTCACCAATTAGTAGTGTAGCAAAAATCTGCACACATCCCCTTTCATCTCACGTAAACCACTGTTATCACCACAGTCGTTCACTGGGTTTCTCAAGTGTCTCAAGTTCTCGTCGCATGTATTCCTCTGATGCTAGAGCCAAGCCAGAAGATTACAAAAATGCTATGGCCAAAGTTTCTTCTACAGAAACTTCTGAAGTCGGCGCCACAGATCACAGTGGCAACACTTGGATTGATATTTTAGATAGTGCCCCTCACTCTACCATAGATGCTACTGCAGCCGCACTTAAGAAACTGAAGGCGATGACTGATCCAATTGTACCTTGCATCCAGGAGTTATACGCTACCTATCCAGATCTACAGAGGATGGTCATCCCACTTGGTGGGACACTGATGGGTACAGCAGTTGCATGGTTTGTGATGCCTATTGTTCTAAGGAAGCTCCACAAGTACACTTCAGAAAATCCTCTCATAACGCTTGAAGGGGAGTCAACTAAGAAATACATGTCCTATCAAACAAGCTTGTGGAGTGCATTGGAAGATCCTGCAAAATGTATTATCACTTTTATGGCATTTTCACAGAT GGCTGCAATTGTTGTGCCAAGTATTTCAGTTTATCTTCCACAGGCATGGAGAGGAGCATTTGTTGTATCTCTTCTGTGGTTTCTTCAGAAGTGGAAAACTAACTTCATTGCTAATATTATGACCAATCAATCTGCTATAGGGATGGACAGAGACAGATTGTTAACATTTGATAAGGTGTCATCGTTAGCACTAATTGCACTTGGAGGAATGGCTCTTGCTGAAGCTTGCGGTGTACCTGTGCAGTCAATATTGACTGTTGGTGGTGTCGGAG GTGTTGCTACTGCTTTTGCTGCTAGAGATGTCTTAGGTAACATACTGAGTGGGCTCTCTCTACAATTTTCAAAGCCATTCTTGGTTGGGGATAACATAAAG ATTATAGTCAATAAATCAAGAGCTGTGTGGCGTGCTAGTGTGGTAAAAATTCCTGTTATAATTGAAGACCTTGAAAAGATTCCTACTATATCAGAGGAGATAAAAGTGAAGTTAAGGTCCAACCCAAGCATTGATGCTCCTTACTGCTATCTCTCACGGTTAGAAAGTTCACATGGAGAGCTTACCATTGGTTGCAACATCAAAAGCATG AGAAGAGACGAATGGACAACAGTGGAACAAGATATTCTTTTGAAAGCTGCCAGCATTGTCAAGCAATACGAATCTTGA
- the LOC127761548 gene encoding brassinosteroid-responsive RING protein 1-like produces MGFPVGYSELLLPRLLLQVLLLLGHLHRFLLWAFHAVGLGDLIDNPPGLAATEQDLMLQGRGGGMAEGWASSSALQHRRPEFRAIPPMAIEEALPVVRFDELVASAPAAVCGGGDCAVCLSGICGRDEVRRLSNCRHVFHRGCLDRWMAHEQRTCPLCRAPLIPDELLPAASGLPDPSDYDLSYYPSPLPLAPTPTLLRPHELLLNGLGGFQ; encoded by the coding sequence ATGGGCTTCCCGGTGGGCTACTCGGAGCTGCTCCTCCCGAGGCTGCTGCTCcaggtgctcctcctcctcggccaccTCCATCGCTTCCTCCTCTGGGCCTTCCACGCAGTCGGCCTCGGCGACCTCATCGACAACCCGCCCGGCCTGGCGGCTACGGAGCAGGACCTGATGCTgcaggggcgcggcggcgggatggcggAGGGttgggcgtcgtcgtcggcgctcCAGCACCGCCGGCCCGAGTTCAGGGCGATTCCGCCGATGGCCATCGAGGAGGCCCTCCCCGTGGTGCGGTTCGACGAGCTGGTGGCGTCCGCCCCGGCGGCGGTGTGCGGTGGCGGCGACTGCGCGGTCTGCCTCAGCGGCATCTGCGGGCGCGACGAGGTGCGGCGGCTGTCCAACTGCCGCCACGTCTTCCACCGCGGCTGCCTCGACCGCTGGATGGCCCACGAGCAGCGCACCTGCCCGCTCTGCCGCGCGCCGCTCATCCCCGACGAGCTCttgcccgccgcctccggcctgcCTGACCCCTCCGACTACGACCTCTCGTACTACCCATCCCCGCTGCCGCTGGCTCCCACCCCGACGCTGCTGCGACCACACGAGCTGCTGCTCAACGGCTTGGGTGGTTTCCAGTGA